The Falco peregrinus isolate bFalPer1 chromosome 12, bFalPer1.pri, whole genome shotgun sequence genome has a segment encoding these proteins:
- the COMMD2 gene encoding COMM domain-containing protein 2 isoform X1 yields MLLVLSAEQRAHLGCLPRAGAAAVGELGRLAVELLRRGAAPRACEAAARKLNVGVDTVQRVVEGLTYLLTESCKLMISEIDFQDSIHVLGFSDELNKSLLQLYLDNRREIRSILGELAPKLPSYHSLEWRLDVQLASRSLRQQIKPAVTLKLHLNQNEDYTAQVLQTDPSTLLHLIQQLEQALGEMKTNHCRRIVRNMK; encoded by the exons atgctgctggtgctgtcGGCGGAGCAGCGGGCGCACCTGGGCTGTTTGCCGCGGGCGGGCGCCGCAG CCGTCGGCGAGCTGGGGCGCCTGGCGGTGGAGCTTctgcggcggggcgcggcgccgcGGGCCTGCGAGGCAGCCGCCA gaaaactgaacGTTGGAGTTGACACTGTTCAGCGTGTGGTAGAGGGACTAACATACCTTCTTACTGAAAGCTGCAAGCTCATG ATTTCAGAGATAGACTTCCAAGATTCCATTCACGTGCTGGGATTCTCTGATGAATTGAATAaatcactgctgcagctgtacCTTGACAACAGGAGAGAGATCAGAAGCATTCTTGGTGAGCTGGCCCCAAAGCTCCCCAGCTACCACAGTCTTGAATGGAGACTGGATGTGCAG CTTGCAAGCAGAAGTTTGAGACAACAGATTAAGCCTGCTGTGACTCTAAAGCTGCATCTTAATCAGAACGAAGATTACACTGCCCAGGTGTTGCAAACTGACCCTTCTACCCTCCTCCACCTAATTCAGCAGCTGGAACAAGCATTGGGGGAAATGAAGACAAACCATTGCAGAAGAATAGTGCGCAACATGAAATAG
- the COMMD2 gene encoding COMM domain-containing protein 2 isoform X2: MLLVLSAEQRAHLGCLPRAGAAGKLNVGVDTVQRVVEGLTYLLTESCKLMISEIDFQDSIHVLGFSDELNKSLLQLYLDNRREIRSILGELAPKLPSYHSLEWRLDVQLASRSLRQQIKPAVTLKLHLNQNEDYTAQVLQTDPSTLLHLIQQLEQALGEMKTNHCRRIVRNMK, translated from the exons atgctgctggtgctgtcGGCGGAGCAGCGGGCGCACCTGGGCTGTTTGCCGCGGGCGGGCGCCGCAG gaaaactgaacGTTGGAGTTGACACTGTTCAGCGTGTGGTAGAGGGACTAACATACCTTCTTACTGAAAGCTGCAAGCTCATG ATTTCAGAGATAGACTTCCAAGATTCCATTCACGTGCTGGGATTCTCTGATGAATTGAATAaatcactgctgcagctgtacCTTGACAACAGGAGAGAGATCAGAAGCATTCTTGGTGAGCTGGCCCCAAAGCTCCCCAGCTACCACAGTCTTGAATGGAGACTGGATGTGCAG CTTGCAAGCAGAAGTTTGAGACAACAGATTAAGCCTGCTGTGACTCTAAAGCTGCATCTTAATCAGAACGAAGATTACACTGCCCAGGTGTTGCAAACTGACCCTTCTACCCTCCTCCACCTAATTCAGCAGCTGGAACAAGCATTGGGGGAAATGAAGACAAACCATTGCAGAAGAATAGTGCGCAACATGAAATAG